The proteins below are encoded in one region of Arthrobacter sp. CJ23:
- a CDS encoding LysR family transcriptional regulator, whose product MSVELRQLRCLVAVVEEGTFTDAAIELRMSQAAVSRNIAALEQTLGARLVERTTRSVGLTPGGERVLAKARRILSLLEDLEREARAGAGKIRIGYAWSALGEHTTEFQRRWAATFADTELQLIRSNSPTAGLTDGTTDFAILRRLPEAAAVGHVRIGAERRYCAMSSEDPLAPRRSVTLAQVAERPLAVDVRTGSTTLELWPEHGRPQEVIAISDIDDWLTLIGSGKARGITAESTAHQYRRRGVVYRPVRDAPPVPVYAAWSTKDPPREREQIVELLAGLYGLVRIPPD is encoded by the coding sequence ATGAGCGTTGAACTGCGGCAGTTGCGCTGCCTGGTGGCAGTAGTGGAGGAAGGCACGTTCACGGACGCCGCCATCGAGCTGCGCATGTCCCAGGCAGCGGTGTCCCGCAACATCGCCGCTCTGGAGCAGACGCTCGGGGCAAGGCTGGTGGAGCGCACCACCCGGAGCGTGGGCCTGACCCCCGGCGGCGAGCGCGTCCTGGCCAAGGCGCGGCGCATCCTGTCGCTCCTGGAGGACCTGGAACGGGAGGCCCGCGCCGGCGCGGGGAAGATACGCATCGGCTACGCCTGGTCCGCCCTGGGCGAGCACACCACCGAGTTCCAGCGGCGCTGGGCCGCCACGTTCGCCGACACGGAACTTCAGCTCATCCGCTCCAACAGCCCGACGGCGGGACTCACCGACGGGACCACCGACTTCGCCATCCTGCGGCGCCTGCCGGAAGCGGCCGCCGTCGGGCACGTCCGCATTGGTGCGGAAAGGCGCTACTGCGCCATGTCCTCCGAGGACCCCCTGGCACCCAGACGCTCGGTGACCCTCGCGCAGGTTGCGGAGCGGCCGCTCGCCGTTGATGTCCGCACGGGCAGCACCACCCTGGAGCTCTGGCCCGAGCATGGCCGCCCCCAGGAGGTGATCGCCATCAGCGACATCGACGACTGGCTGACCCTGATCGGCAGCGGCAAGGCACGCGGCATCACGGCCGAGTCAACGGCGCACCAATATCGACGGCGAGGCGTGGTCTACCGCCCGGTGCGCGACGCGCCGCCCGTGCCCGTCTACGCGGCGTGGTCCACAAAGGATCCGCCGCGGGAGCGCGAGCAAATTGTGGAGTTGCTGGCAGGGCTGTATGGCTTGGTTAGGATTCCGCCGGACTGA
- a CDS encoding glycogen debranching N-terminal domain-containing protein produces MAGWNADTAAGPLGAGTVTLVEGSNFCISLPNGDIHPEHPHGAFFHDTRILSRWNLTINGQTLEPLTAQTKEAYRALFVGRVPRADGYADSPLIVERLREVGAGIQEQITIRNYSPEPAPCDISLSLEADFADLFEVKEARIQRRWEQTRQAAGDSLTIRGVWNEVRKGILVQAPGAEVTEGTFKYRALIAPHGQWSTVLTAVPSNEAASPPPPSFVHADSDELSPRDRRRQEWVAKIPVVQIGNRSVERTLRRSYDDLGALRIEDPVHPDRVVVAAGAPWFMTLFGRDSLWASEMAMPVDPSLALGTLQTLADRQGRTVDPLSEEEPGKILHEVRLDVSSELALGGKSIYYGSVDATPLFVIVLGSVSRWGFAKDTIAKLLPHADRALEWIRDYGDKDGDGFVEYERLNPRGLINQGWKDSWDGINFADGRLAEPPIALCEVQAYVYDAYMARAWMAYDAGDRALGTEFADRAARLKKQFNEQFWMPDRGYYAIALDGEKRQVDSCASNMGHCLWVGLVDQDKAPLVAERLMSPEMFSGWGVRTLASDMGAYNPASYHNGSVWPHDNAVIAAGLMRYGFVEEAQRIATALLEAAEFSEGRLPELFCGFDRQQLAAPVPYPTACSPQAWAATAPIQLVTSMMRYDTHVSRGGFWMDPVLPASYGDLHISNAPMAGGRITIDVVNSTPTVQGLPEGMVFHQGHRPWLAELVEQAGLDRNL; encoded by the coding sequence TTGGCTGGGTGGAACGCGGACACGGCGGCCGGTCCCCTTGGGGCCGGGACAGTGACGCTGGTCGAAGGATCCAATTTCTGCATTTCCCTGCCAAACGGAGACATTCACCCTGAACATCCGCACGGGGCATTCTTCCATGACACGCGGATCCTCTCCCGGTGGAATCTGACGATTAATGGACAGACGCTGGAGCCGTTGACCGCGCAAACCAAGGAAGCCTACCGGGCACTCTTTGTGGGGCGCGTTCCTCGCGCGGACGGGTATGCGGACAGTCCCCTGATCGTGGAGCGGCTGCGGGAAGTCGGTGCGGGCATCCAGGAACAGATCACTATTCGCAACTACTCGCCGGAGCCCGCCCCATGTGACATTTCTTTGAGCCTTGAAGCGGACTTCGCTGACCTTTTTGAAGTGAAAGAAGCCAGGATCCAGCGGCGTTGGGAGCAAACGCGCCAAGCGGCCGGTGACTCGCTAACCATCCGGGGTGTCTGGAACGAGGTCCGAAAAGGCATCCTGGTCCAGGCGCCGGGAGCCGAAGTCACGGAAGGCACTTTCAAATATCGTGCCTTGATCGCACCGCACGGCCAGTGGAGTACGGTTCTCACCGCTGTTCCGAGCAACGAAGCAGCAAGTCCTCCGCCGCCGTCGTTCGTCCACGCTGACAGTGACGAACTGTCGCCCCGCGACCGGCGCCGGCAGGAATGGGTGGCAAAGATTCCCGTTGTCCAGATCGGAAACCGTTCCGTTGAGCGGACTCTCCGGAGAAGCTACGACGACCTGGGCGCCCTGCGCATCGAGGACCCTGTGCATCCTGATCGCGTCGTGGTTGCCGCCGGCGCCCCATGGTTCATGACATTGTTCGGCCGCGACTCGCTGTGGGCATCGGAAATGGCCATGCCGGTGGATCCTTCGCTTGCCTTGGGCACCCTGCAGACCCTGGCCGATCGACAAGGCCGCACAGTAGATCCGCTGAGCGAGGAGGAACCCGGAAAAATACTGCATGAGGTCCGTCTCGATGTTTCCAGCGAACTCGCACTCGGCGGAAAATCCATCTACTACGGCAGCGTTGATGCCACGCCGCTGTTTGTCATCGTTCTGGGTTCCGTGAGCCGCTGGGGCTTCGCCAAGGACACCATAGCCAAACTGCTCCCCCACGCGGACCGGGCTTTGGAGTGGATCCGCGACTACGGCGACAAAGACGGCGACGGATTCGTTGAGTACGAGCGCCTCAACCCGCGGGGACTGATCAATCAGGGCTGGAAGGACTCCTGGGACGGCATCAACTTCGCCGACGGCCGATTGGCTGAACCCCCTATTGCCTTGTGCGAGGTTCAAGCCTACGTTTACGACGCGTACATGGCCCGTGCCTGGATGGCGTACGACGCCGGTGACCGGGCTTTGGGCACAGAATTCGCCGACCGGGCGGCCCGGTTGAAAAAACAGTTCAACGAGCAGTTCTGGATGCCTGATCGCGGCTACTACGCCATCGCCCTGGACGGCGAGAAGCGTCAGGTTGACTCATGTGCATCCAACATGGGGCATTGCTTGTGGGTGGGCTTGGTCGATCAGGACAAGGCCCCCTTGGTGGCCGAGCGGCTGATGTCTCCGGAAATGTTCAGCGGCTGGGGAGTGAGGACCCTGGCCAGTGACATGGGGGCCTATAACCCGGCCAGCTATCACAACGGCTCAGTGTGGCCCCATGACAATGCGGTCATCGCGGCCGGACTCATGCGATACGGGTTCGTCGAGGAGGCGCAACGGATCGCAACCGCTCTCCTGGAGGCGGCAGAGTTTTCGGAAGGACGGCTGCCGGAATTGTTCTGTGGTTTTGACCGCCAGCAGCTCGCAGCACCTGTGCCCTATCCGACGGCTTGTTCCCCCCAGGCCTGGGCAGCCACCGCACCAATCCAGTTGGTGACCAGCATGATGCGGTATGACACGCACGTTTCGCGGGGCGGATTCTGGATGGATCCGGTGCTGCCGGCGTCCTACGGCGATCTTCACATCAGCAATGCGCCAATGGCCGGCGGCCGGATAACCATCGACGTCGTCAATTCCACGCCTACGGTCCAGGGCCTGCCTGAGGGAATGGTTTTCCACCAGGGTCATCGCCCGTGGCTGGCCGAGCTGGTGGAACAGGCGGGATTGGATCGGAACCTGTAG
- a CDS encoding aldehyde dehydrogenase family protein: MSSSTTVAEARPESEARPESAGETAYRRARIAGLPGGAFFEGRWQTADRILEVRDPEDGVLLGTVCSSSPQDVRRAVAHIHRHLQEDEWPLRARREALERAAALLAEQAVRFAEIIAAESSKTIKEAEREVRRCIETLRLSAAASDELNGETLAFDDSMAGANKIGWYSRKPVGIVAAITPFNDPLNLVAHKLGPALIGGNGVVLKPSGRTPLTGLAFIRLLLEAGVPAGRIAGIVSGPGVSEAIVTDPLVDLISFTGGPKTADRIAAAAGAKKILSELGGNNATIVCADAEPAKAAEAIVAGAFGVAGQNCLSVQRVYVHISLFEDVLERVIEGTRALRVGAKLDRGTDIGPLITEAEARRVEDWVDEARNAGATVHVGGQRRGAFYLPTVLTDVPADCRVIREEVFGPVVSIMPFIQVPDAIHAANDSEYGLQAGVFTESIDLALAIAEKLHVGAVVINETSDVRIDSMPFGGFKKSGVGREGVKHAVREMTEPKSTIIKLAEPATRWQQLTGTSEGSAS; encoded by the coding sequence ATGAGTTCGTCAACAACGGTCGCTGAAGCGCGCCCGGAATCTGAAGCGCGCCCGGAATCAGCAGGGGAAACTGCCTACCGGCGGGCAAGAATTGCGGGTCTTCCTGGAGGTGCGTTTTTCGAGGGCCGCTGGCAGACGGCTGACAGGATCCTGGAGGTCCGGGACCCGGAGGACGGTGTGCTCTTGGGCACCGTATGTTCCTCGTCCCCGCAGGATGTGCGCCGGGCCGTTGCACACATTCATCGGCACCTGCAGGAGGATGAGTGGCCTCTCCGGGCCCGCCGCGAGGCGTTGGAACGGGCTGCAGCACTCTTGGCGGAGCAGGCTGTTCGCTTCGCGGAAATTATCGCTGCGGAGAGCAGCAAGACCATCAAAGAGGCCGAACGCGAGGTGCGCCGGTGCATCGAAACGTTGAGGCTCTCCGCTGCTGCGTCAGACGAACTCAATGGTGAGACTCTCGCGTTCGATGACAGCATGGCCGGCGCGAACAAGATCGGCTGGTACAGCCGCAAGCCGGTGGGAATCGTCGCCGCCATTACGCCCTTCAACGATCCGCTGAATCTCGTGGCACACAAGCTGGGGCCGGCGCTCATCGGAGGCAACGGCGTCGTACTTAAACCTTCGGGACGCACACCGCTGACCGGGCTGGCCTTCATCCGGCTGCTGCTGGAAGCAGGTGTCCCTGCTGGCCGCATCGCTGGCATCGTTTCCGGGCCCGGCGTCTCGGAGGCGATCGTGACCGACCCGCTGGTAGACCTGATCTCGTTCACCGGCGGGCCAAAGACGGCGGACCGCATCGCAGCTGCCGCCGGCGCCAAGAAGATCCTTTCGGAACTGGGCGGGAACAACGCCACGATCGTCTGCGCGGACGCGGAGCCGGCGAAGGCAGCGGAGGCGATCGTGGCCGGGGCCTTCGGAGTGGCCGGCCAAAACTGCCTGTCTGTCCAGCGCGTCTACGTCCACATTTCCCTGTTCGAGGACGTCCTCGAGCGCGTCATCGAGGGCACCAGAGCGCTGCGTGTCGGGGCGAAACTCGACCGCGGCACGGACATCGGTCCGCTCATCACCGAAGCGGAGGCCCGCCGGGTGGAGGATTGGGTGGACGAGGCCAGGAACGCCGGCGCAACCGTCCACGTTGGCGGCCAGCGCCGCGGCGCTTTCTACCTGCCGACGGTCCTCACCGACGTGCCCGCGGACTGCCGGGTCATCCGCGAGGAAGTGTTCGGCCCGGTGGTCAGCATCATGCCCTTCATCCAGGTCCCGGACGCCATCCACGCGGCCAACGACTCCGAGTACGGGCTCCAGGCAGGCGTTTTCACCGAATCCATTGACCTCGCGCTGGCCATTGCCGAGAAGCTCCACGTGGGCGCTGTTGTCATCAACGAGACCAGCGACGTCCGGATCGATTCCATGCCCTTCGGCGGTTTCAAGAAATCCGGCGTGGGCAGGGAAGGCGTCAAGCACGCCGTCCGCGAAATGACCGAACCCAAGAGCACCATCATCAAACTGGCGGAGCCAGCCACCCGGTGGCAGCAGCTGACGGGCACCTCAGAAGGAAGTGCATCATGA
- a CDS encoding NAD(P)-dependent alcohol dehydrogenase: MPTVAKAYVATSATELRPGLIERREPGEFEVRISIKFTGICHSDIHTARGDWAGVKYPVVVGHEIAGVVEAVGAKVTRHAIGDRVGVGCFVDSCRECVNCLAGEEQYCLSGSLSTYNSTGRDGLPTAGGYSTSIVVDENYVLRIPEGISLEAAAPLLCAGITMYSPLRTWGAGPGKRVAIIGLGGLGHMGVKIASALGADVSVLSQSLKKQEDAFRLGANGYYATSDPGVVDVLSGHFDLVINTVSADIDVDRYLSLLAVDGALIMVGLPSEPVTLRVWSLAGSRRTLAGSKLGGIAQTQEMLEFCAARGLGADVEVISADKINDAFDRVIASDVRYRFVVDASTF, encoded by the coding sequence ATGCCCACTGTTGCCAAAGCCTATGTGGCCACGTCGGCTACGGAATTGCGGCCCGGGCTCATTGAACGCCGTGAACCCGGCGAGTTTGAAGTTCGGATTTCCATCAAGTTCACAGGTATCTGCCACTCCGATATCCACACGGCAAGAGGCGATTGGGCAGGAGTCAAATACCCGGTGGTTGTTGGCCATGAGATTGCCGGCGTCGTCGAGGCCGTCGGGGCCAAGGTAACCCGCCACGCCATCGGGGACCGCGTTGGCGTGGGGTGCTTCGTGGATTCCTGCCGGGAATGCGTCAACTGCTTGGCCGGGGAGGAACAGTACTGCCTGTCCGGATCGCTGAGCACGTACAACTCGACAGGGCGCGATGGCCTGCCAACCGCCGGCGGATACAGCACCAGCATTGTGGTGGATGAGAATTATGTCCTGCGGATTCCTGAGGGCATTTCACTCGAGGCTGCGGCACCGCTGCTCTGCGCCGGAATCACGATGTATTCGCCGCTGCGCACCTGGGGTGCTGGTCCCGGGAAGAGAGTGGCCATCATCGGCTTGGGCGGGCTGGGCCACATGGGCGTCAAGATTGCGTCTGCCTTGGGTGCTGATGTCAGTGTGCTTAGCCAATCACTCAAGAAGCAGGAGGACGCCTTCCGCTTGGGGGCGAATGGATACTATGCAACATCCGATCCCGGCGTCGTCGACGTTCTCAGCGGGCACTTCGACCTGGTCATTAACACGGTGTCGGCCGATATCGACGTGGACCGGTACCTTTCGTTGCTTGCGGTTGACGGTGCGTTGATCATGGTGGGCCTACCGTCGGAACCGGTGACGTTACGCGTCTGGTCGCTGGCCGGGTCCCGGCGCACTCTCGCCGGGTCCAAGCTGGGCGGTATTGCGCAGACGCAGGAAATGCTCGAATTCTGTGCGGCCCGCGGCTTAGGTGCCGACGTGGAGGTCATTTCCGCCGACAAGATCAATGACGCCTTCGATCGGGTGATCGCCAGCGACGTGCGGTACCGCTTTGTGGTCGATGCAAGCACCTTCTAG
- a CDS encoding tartrate dehydrogenase: MSTHKIAVIAGDGIGKEVVPAAVECLERIAQIHSLDLEFTYFDWGSDYYAEHGRMMPLDGLEQLARHDAIFLGAVGSPEVPDAESLWGLLIPIRREFQQYINLRPVKTLDGVKSPLASKEPIDILIVRENNEGEYSEVGGRTYRGLPHETAVQETIFTRLGVSRAAHFAASLASSRKGHLTSATKSNGIIHTMPFWDEVVEETTRLYPDVTLTSELVDALAAHLVLKPWTFDVIVASNLLGDILSDLGSSVTGSIGVAPSANLNPEGDFPSLFEPVHGSAPDIAGKGLANPVGQMWSGAMMLQHLGHPAAAEHLQLAFEAVLREGLGTRDVGGTSSTSDFTASVLAAIEAIGAIDSGSAGKPAAAAAAS; this comes from the coding sequence ATGAGTACCCACAAAATCGCGGTGATCGCGGGCGACGGGATCGGCAAGGAAGTTGTCCCGGCGGCCGTCGAGTGCCTTGAGCGGATCGCGCAGATCCATTCCCTGGACCTTGAGTTCACCTATTTCGACTGGGGATCGGACTACTACGCCGAGCACGGGCGGATGATGCCCCTTGACGGCCTGGAACAACTCGCCCGGCACGACGCCATCTTCCTGGGCGCGGTGGGTTCCCCTGAAGTGCCGGATGCGGAATCCCTCTGGGGACTCCTCATCCCGATCCGGCGGGAATTCCAGCAGTACATCAACCTCCGTCCGGTGAAAACGCTCGACGGCGTGAAGTCGCCTCTCGCGTCCAAGGAACCGATCGATATCCTCATCGTGCGCGAAAACAACGAAGGCGAATACTCCGAGGTCGGCGGGCGCACCTACCGTGGGTTGCCGCACGAAACGGCCGTGCAGGAAACCATCTTCACCCGCTTGGGAGTATCGCGGGCCGCGCACTTCGCCGCATCGCTCGCGTCCTCACGGAAGGGGCACCTGACCTCGGCCACCAAGAGCAACGGCATCATCCACACCATGCCGTTCTGGGACGAGGTGGTGGAGGAAACCACCCGTCTCTACCCTGACGTGACGCTCACCAGCGAGCTGGTAGACGCACTGGCCGCCCACCTGGTCCTGAAGCCCTGGACCTTCGACGTCATCGTTGCCTCCAACCTGCTCGGCGACATCCTTTCGGACCTGGGAAGCTCCGTCACCGGCTCCATCGGCGTCGCACCGAGCGCGAACCTGAATCCCGAAGGTGACTTCCCGTCACTCTTCGAACCGGTCCACGGGTCCGCCCCCGATATTGCAGGCAAGGGGTTGGCAAATCCTGTGGGCCAGATGTGGTCCGGAGCCATGATGCTTCAGCACCTCGGCCACCCCGCCGCCGCCGAGCACCTTCAGCTGGCCTTCGAGGCTGTCCTTCGTGAGGGCCTTGGCACCCGCGACGTCGGCGGCACCTCGTCGACGTCGGACTTCACGGCTTCCGTCCTGGCAGCGATCGAGGCAATTGGCGCGATTGACTCCGGTTCGGCAGGCAAGCCGGCGGCAGCAGCAGCGGCGTCATGA
- a CDS encoding D-2-hydroxyacid dehydrogenase, whose translation MTVTEGRRPVVAVLYREALPPRLDEIEELAEVRLTKADGLAEAMAGADVLYQWHSFSPALKENWDAASSLEWVHVSAAGVSQLLFDGLIRSNIVYTNSRGILSRAIAEFVLGFVLDMAKDAQGSFRLQQQQRWQHRVTRKIQGQRALVVGTGSIGRETARLFRAVGMEVSGAGRTGRPQDDDFDVVYSSKDLASAVQDFDYLVLAAPLTAATKGLVDADVLAAMKPSARLINVGRGELVQTDALTEALVSGSIAGAALDVVHPEPLPEGHPLWDMGNVIITPHMSGDTEDYLDDLGKLFVDNLRLFIEGRPLQNVVDKSLGFVSVP comes from the coding sequence ATGACGGTCACGGAAGGCAGGCGGCCCGTCGTCGCGGTTTTGTACCGGGAGGCCTTGCCGCCGCGGCTGGACGAGATCGAAGAGTTGGCCGAGGTCCGCCTCACGAAGGCGGATGGACTGGCTGAGGCGATGGCCGGCGCCGATGTTCTGTACCAGTGGCATTCGTTCTCGCCAGCCCTGAAGGAAAACTGGGATGCGGCGTCGTCGCTGGAGTGGGTCCACGTCTCGGCTGCGGGAGTCAGCCAACTTCTGTTTGACGGGCTGATCCGCAGCAACATTGTCTACACGAATTCCCGCGGGATCCTCAGCCGGGCCATTGCGGAATTTGTCCTGGGTTTCGTGCTGGATATGGCCAAGGACGCCCAGGGCTCGTTCCGGTTGCAGCAGCAACAGCGCTGGCAGCACCGCGTGACCCGGAAGATCCAGGGCCAACGAGCACTTGTGGTGGGCACAGGCTCCATTGGACGCGAGACCGCGCGCCTGTTCCGCGCCGTGGGCATGGAGGTCAGCGGGGCCGGGCGCACCGGTCGCCCACAGGATGACGACTTTGATGTGGTCTACTCCTCCAAGGACCTGGCCAGTGCGGTGCAGGACTTCGACTATCTAGTGCTTGCGGCTCCGTTGACCGCAGCTACCAAAGGCCTGGTGGACGCGGACGTCCTTGCGGCGATGAAACCGTCCGCGCGCCTCATCAACGTGGGGCGCGGGGAGCTCGTCCAGACAGACGCACTCACCGAAGCCCTGGTCTCAGGATCCATCGCCGGCGCTGCCCTCGATGTTGTGCACCCGGAGCCTCTGCCTGAAGGGCACCCGCTCTGGGACATGGGGAACGTGATCATCACCCCTCACATGAGCGGCGACACCGAGGACTACCTCGACGATCTCGGCAAGCTGTTCGTGGACAACCTCCGGCTCTTCATCGAGGGCCGGCCACTTCAAAACGTGGTGGACAAGTCCCTCGGATTCGTTTCCGTTCCCTGA
- a CDS encoding cupin domain-containing protein — MSNANTENPGEHVLKETSTTPGQTEVSLRLWAREGLKTGIWEVTPGTFKSTRPGYDEICQILSGTATITEADGSSFDVGPGSLFVTPAGWEGTWLIHETLRKMWVVADLPAAAS, encoded by the coding sequence ATGAGTAATGCAAATACCGAGAACCCGGGTGAACACGTTCTGAAGGAGACCTCCACCACACCCGGACAGACCGAGGTGTCCCTGCGCCTTTGGGCCAGGGAGGGATTGAAGACGGGCATTTGGGAGGTGACTCCGGGGACGTTCAAGAGCACCCGGCCCGGGTATGACGAAATCTGCCAGATTCTCAGCGGAACCGCGACCATCACCGAAGCCGATGGAAGCAGCTTCGACGTCGGACCGGGATCGTTGTTCGTGACACCCGCCGGGTGGGAGGGTACCTGGCTCATCCACGAAACGCTTCGCAAGATGTGGGTGGTGGCAGACCTTCCCGCCGCCGCCAGCTAA